One window of the Pedobacter ginsengisoli genome contains the following:
- a CDS encoding adenine phosphoribosyltransferase, translated as MIESRIKQTVRDVHDFPTPGIIFKDITPILKDPALCIDITAALARQLSNVEIDVVAGIESRGFLFGPSLAQLLNVPFIPIRKAGKLPYKTIQESYDLEYGSATIECHQDALLKGQRVLIHDDLLATGGTVVAASKLIMHMEATVAAYSFIISLDFLNGRTRLKPYGNEVFSLASY; from the coding sequence ATGATAGAATCAAGAATAAAACAAACTGTACGTGATGTACATGATTTTCCAACGCCAGGGATTATTTTTAAAGATATAACCCCAATATTAAAGGATCCGGCCTTGTGTATTGATATTACAGCCGCATTAGCCAGGCAGCTCTCTAATGTAGAGATTGATGTAGTTGCAGGTATAGAAAGCAGGGGTTTTTTATTTGGACCATCACTAGCCCAGCTGTTAAATGTTCCCTTTATTCCTATTAGAAAGGCAGGAAAGTTGCCTTATAAAACTATACAGGAATCTTATGATCTGGAATATGGAAGTGCTACAATTGAATGTCATCAGGATGCTTTGCTTAAAGGACAAAGGGTTCTAATTCATGACGATTTACTCGCTACCGGTGGAACCGTTGTTGCAGCATCTAAACTTATTATGCATATGGAAGCAACTGTTGCAGCATATTCTTTTATTATATCTCTGGATTTTCTGAACGGTAGAACACGATTGAAGCCTTATGGGAATGAGGTTTTTTCTTTGGCCTCTTACTAA